In Perca fluviatilis chromosome 18, GENO_Pfluv_1.0, whole genome shotgun sequence, one genomic interval encodes:
- the nt5c1bb gene encoding cytosolic 5'-nucleotidase 1A — translation MCEVKPNNSAPTEDSGAERDWAAAKVFFDSLKTNKPRPPKPQYAVTIAVSSRTLFDMVAERKIYEDEGLEKYVAYQVEHESDPLLPGVAFPFVKALMNVNSRLRKLYPDSEELFDIVLMTNNHAQVGVRLINSINHYDLTIERFCMTGGKSPIGYLKAYMTNLYLSKDSEKVTEAIEEGIAAATMFMTQTETLSETQLRVAFDGDAVLFSDESEIIVKEHGLDTFFEHEKAFENKPLAQGPLKCFLEALGKLQRKFYAKNERMNCPIRTYLVTARSAASSGARVLKTLRSWGLEIDEALFLAGAPKGPLLQKIKPHIYFDDQMFHIQGANEMGTISAHVPYGIGQKYHKGKLIEQPAKKE, via the exons ATGTGTGAAGTCAAACCAAACAATTCAGCTCCAACTGAAGACAGCGGAGCGGAAAGAGACTGGGCTGCTGCCAAAGTGTTTTTTGACAgcctcaaaacaaacaaaccaagacCT CCCAAACCCCAGTATGCCGTCACCATCGCCGTCTCGTCTCGCACCCTCTTCGACATGGTAGCAGAGAGGAAAATCTATGAGGACGAAGGATTAGAGAAGTACGTGGCTTATCAGGTGGAGCATGAAAGCGATCCTCTGTTGCCAGGAGTTGCTTTCCCCTTCGTCAAG GCGCTGATGAATGTCAACTCTCGACTGAGGAAGCTCTACCCAGACAGCGAGGAGCTGTTTGACATCGTCTTAATGACTAACAACCATGCCCAGGTTGGAGTGCGCCTCATAAACAGCATTAATCACTACG ATTTGACTATAGAGAGATTCTGTATGACCGGAGGGAAAAGTCCTATAGGCTACCTGAAGGCCTACATGACAAACCTTTACCTCTCCAAGGACTCCGAGAAAGTCACAGAGGCCATAGAGGAAG GCATTGCTGCAGCCACAATGTTCATGACACAAACGGAGACTTTGAGCGAAACTCAGCTGAGAGTGGCGTTTGATGGCGACGCCGTCCTCTTCTCGGACGAGTCAGAGATAATCGTGAAGGAACACGGCCTGGACACTTTCTTTGAGCACGAGAAGGCGTTTGAGAACAAACCTCTCGCTCAG GGTCCCTTAAAGTGTTTCCTGGAGGCTCTGGGGAAGCTCCAGAGAAAATTCTACGCCAAGAACGAGCGCATGAACTGTCCCATCCGAACCTACCTGGTGACGGCCCGCAGTGCTGCCAGCTCCGGGGCTCGCGTCCTGAAGACTCTCCGCAGCTGGGGCCTGGAGATTGACGAGGCTCTCTTCCTGGCCGGGGCTCCTAAAGGGCCCCTGCTGCAGAAAATAAAACCGCACATCTACTTTGACGACCAGATGTTCCACATTCAGGGGGCCAATGAAATGGGCACCATATCTGCACACGTCCCCTACGGGATCGGACAGAAGTACCACAAGGGCAAACTCATCGAGCAGCCTGCAAAAAAGGAATAA